From the genome of Malus domestica chromosome 04, GDT2T_hap1, one region includes:
- the LOC103408266 gene encoding protein P21-like: protein MSLLKSLLVFSILCAILFFASTNAARFDIQNNCAYTVWAAAVPGGGRQLGKGQSWALDVSAGTKGARIWGRTGCNFDGAGRGKCQTGDCGGVLQCQGYGQPPNTLAEYALNQFNNLDFIDISLVDGFNVPMEFSPTSGGCTRRIRCTADINGQCPNQLRAPGGCNNPCTVFKTDQYCCNSGNCGPTDFSKFFKSRCPDAYSYPKDDPTSLFTCPGGANYKVVFCP, encoded by the coding sequence ATGAGCCTCCTTAAAAGCCTCTTAGTTTTCTCCATCCTATGTGCCATTCTCTTCTTTGCATCAACCAATGCAGCTCGATTTGACATCCAAAACAACTGTGCCTACACTGTATGGGCAGCTGCTGTGCCAGGCGGTGGCCGCCAGCTCGGCAAAGGCCAATCCTGGGCCTTAGATGTGAGTGCTGGTACCAAAGGGGCTCGCATTTGGGGCCGGACGGGATGCAACTTCGATGGAGCAGGACGTGGCAAATGCCAAACGGGTGATTGTGGGGGTGTCCTCCAATGCCAAGGCTATGGTCAACCACCAAACACCCTAGCTGAATATGCCCTTAATCAATTTAACAACTTGGATTTCATTGACATCTCTCTTGTTGATGGGTTTAATGTACCTATGGAATTTAGTCCCACGTCTGGTGGGTGCACTAGGAGGATTAGGTGCACGGCTGATATTAACGGGCAGTGCCCTAACCAACTGAGGGCTCCAGGAGGCTGCAACAACCCTTGCACTGTGTTCAAGACTGATCAATATTGTTGCAATTCTGGAAATTGTGGCCCTACAGACTTTTCTAAGTTTTTTAAGAGTCGGTGCCCGGATGCTTATAGTTATCCTAAGGATGACCCAACCAGTCTATTTACATGTCCTGGTGGAGCTAACTACAAGGTTGTCTTCTGCCCATGA